A single genomic interval of Electrophorus electricus isolate fEleEle1 chromosome 4, fEleEle1.pri, whole genome shotgun sequence harbors:
- the rfx4 gene encoding transcription factor RFX4 isoform X2 — MHCGLLEDPDMDSTESWIERCLNESENKRFSSQTTLGNMSNDENEEKENNRASKPHSTPATLEWLEDNYEIAEGVCIPRNALYMHYLDFCEKHDTQPVNAASFGKIIRQQFPQLTTRRLGTRGQSKYHYYGIAVKETSQYYDVMYSKKGAAWVNETGKKEVTKQTVAYSPRSKLGTLLPAFPNVKDLNLPASLPEEKVATFIMMYRTHCQRILDTVIRANFDEVQSFLLHFWQGMPPHMLPVLGSSTVVNIVGVCDSILYKAISGVLMPTVLQALPDSLTQVIRKFAKQLDEWLKVALHDLPENLRSIKFELSRRFSQILKRQTSLNHLCQASRTVIHSADITFQMLEDWRNVDLNSITKQTLYTMEDSREEQRRLIIQLYQEFDRLLEEQSPIEAYVEWLDSMVDRCVVRVAGKRPESLRKVAQQFLLMWSCFGTRVIRDMTLHSAPSFGSFHLIHLMFDDYVLYLLESLHCQERANELMRSMKGEGTTVEGCEDIVPMESVPTPMSPVLYSPAKSVPSVDVLAVASPASAQTTEYTGVSATSGGSPPEGGAQLPCMRSGASVSPASSSHRLPVYPYRDEHSYNGSYNYGSYTNQHHHAIQSQYPALAHDPAIPSPLHYSSYHRSSAQYPLSSPMPRMEPCLMGGASRLHPTPVTPRWPDVPPANGCYTSTPTHPSRYAATGDMYSPLAPRRNSDYEHAQHFPGFAYINGEATTGWAK, encoded by the exons ATGCATTGTGGACTGCTGGAAGACCCTGACATGGATTCCACAG aGAGCTGGATCGAAAGATGTCTCAACGAAAGCGAGAACAAGCGCTTTTCCAGCCAAACCACCCTAGGGAACATGTCCAACGACGAAA ACGAGGAGAAGGAGAACAACCGCGCTTCGAAGCCTCATTCCACTCCGGCCACGTTGGAATG gCTGGAGGATAACTACGAGATCGCTGAAGGGGTGTGTATCCCACGCAATGCCCTATACATGCACTACCTGGACTTCTGTGAGAAGCATGACACCCAGCCTGTTAATGCTGCCAGCTTCGGAAAG ATAATAAGGCAGCAGTTCCCCCAGTTAACCACACGAAGGCTGGGAACCAGAGGCCAGTCgaa gtACCACTACTACGGCATTGCCGTGAAGGAGACGTCTCAGTACTACGACGTGATGTATTCCAAGAAGGGTGCGGCCTGGGTGAATGAGACGGGCAAGAAAGAGGTCACCAAACAGACAGTGGCGTATTCACCGCGCTCCAAACTGGGTACTCTGCTGCCAGCCTTTCCAAATGTCAAAGACCTAAATCTACCCGCCAGCCTGCCAGAAGAGAAG GTTGCAACGTTTATCATGATGTATAGAACTCACTGCCAGAGGATATTAGACACTGTCATACGTGCCAACTTCGATGAG GTCCAGAGTTTCCTGTTGCACTTTTGGCAAGGCATGCCTCCACACATGTTGCCTGTCTTGGGTTCATCCACTGTAGTGAACATCGTAGGGGTGTGTGACTCCATCCTCTACAAAGCCATCTCTGGGGTCCTAATGCCCACTGTGTTGCAGGCCCTGCCTGACAG CCTGACTCAGGTCATCAGGAAATTCGCCAAGCAGCTGGACGAGTGGCTGAAGGTAGCCTTGCACGACCTCCCCGAGAACCTGCGCAGCATCAAGTTCGAGT TGTCAAGAAGGTTTTCCCAGATACTCAAGCGGCAAACATCATTAAATCATCTCTGTCAG GCGTCACGGACGGTGATCCACAGTGCGGACATTACCTTCCAGATGCTGGAGGACTGGAGGAACGTGGACCTGAACAGCATCACCAAGCAGACGCTTTACACCATGGAAGACTCCCGGGAGGAGCAGAGACGCCTCATCATCCAGT TGTACCAGGAGTTTGATCGACTGCTAGAAGAGCAGTCCCCCATTGAAGCCTATGTAGAGTGGCTGGACTCCATGGTGGACAGATGTGTTGTAAGg GTGGCGGGGAAGAGACCCGAGTCCCTGAGGAAGGTCGCTCAGCAGTTCCTGCTCATGTGGTCATGTTTTGGGACCAGGGTGATCCGGGACATGACACTGCACAGTGCACCCAGCTTTG GATCGTTCCACCTGATCCACCTCATGTTTGACGACTACGTGCTGTACCTGCTGGAGTCGCTTCACTGTCAGGAGAGAGCCAATGAGCTGATGAGGTCCATGAAGGGGGAGGGCACCACAG TAGAAGGCTGTGAGGACATCGTGCCCATGGAGAGTGTCCCTACACCCATGTCTCCTGTGCTGTACTCTCCTGCCAAGTCTGTGCCCTCGGTAGACGTGCTGGCGGTGGCCTCTCCGGCTTCAGCCCAGACCACTGAATATACGGGGGTATCTGCTACCTCAG GTGGAAGCCCACCTGAGGGCGGAGCCCAGCTGCCTTGCATGCGTAGTGGTGCCTCTGTGAGCCCTGCCTCGTCCAGCCACAGGCTGCCTGTCTACCCCTACAGAGACGAGCACAG CTACAACGGCAGCTACAACTACGGCAGCTACACGAACCAGCACCACCACGCCATCCAGAGCCAGTACCCAGCTCTGGCCCACGACCCAGCCATCCCCAGTCCTCTTCATTACTCTTCCTACCACCGCTCCTCTGCACAG TACCCCCTCAGCAGTCCAATGCCACGCATGGAGCCGTGTCTGATGGGTGGAGCTTCTCGCCTACACCCGACCCCGGTGACCCCCCGCTGGCCGGACGTTCCCCCGGCCAACGGCTGCTACACcagcacccccacacacccgtCGCGCTACGCTGCCACAGGAGACATGTACTCTCCCCTGGCCCCACGCAGGAACTCTGATTACGAGCATGCGCAACACTTCCCTGGCTTTGCCTACATTAACGGAGAAGCAACCACTGGCTGGGCAAAGTAG
- the rfx4 gene encoding transcription factor RFX4 isoform X1, translating to MHCGLLEDPDMDSTESWIERCLNESENKRFSSQTTLGNMSNDENEEKENNRASKPHSTPATLEWLEDNYEIAEGVCIPRNALYMHYLDFCEKHDTQPVNAASFGKIIRQQFPQLTTRRLGTRGQSKYHYYGIAVKETSQYYDVMYSKKGAAWVNETGKKEVTKQTVAYSPRSKLGTLLPAFPNVKDLNLPASLPEEKVATFIMMYRTHCQRILDTVIRANFDEVQSFLLHFWQGMPPHMLPVLGSSTVVNIVGVCDSILYKAISGVLMPTVLQALPDSLTQVIRKFAKQLDEWLKVALHDLPENLRSIKFELSRRFSQILKRQTSLNHLCQASRTVIHSADITFQMLEDWRNVDLNSITKQTLYTMEDSREEQRRLIIQLYQEFDRLLEEQSPIEAYVEWLDSMVDRCVVRVAGKRPESLRKVAQQFLLMWSCFGTRVIRDMTLHSAPSFGSFHLIHLMFDDYVLYLLESLHCQERANELMRSMKGEGTTVEGCEDIVPMESVPTPMSPVLYSPAKSVPSVDVLAVASPASAQTTEYTGVSATSGAVQSYTWSLTYTLTTSGGSPPEGGAQLPCMRSGASVSPASSSHRLPVYPYRDEHSYNGSYNYGSYTNQHHHAIQSQYPALAHDPAIPSPLHYSSYHRSSAQYPLSSPMPRMEPCLMGGASRLHPTPVTPRWPDVPPANGCYTSTPTHPSRYAATGDMYSPLAPRRNSDYEHAQHFPGFAYINGEATTGWAK from the exons ATGCATTGTGGACTGCTGGAAGACCCTGACATGGATTCCACAG aGAGCTGGATCGAAAGATGTCTCAACGAAAGCGAGAACAAGCGCTTTTCCAGCCAAACCACCCTAGGGAACATGTCCAACGACGAAA ACGAGGAGAAGGAGAACAACCGCGCTTCGAAGCCTCATTCCACTCCGGCCACGTTGGAATG gCTGGAGGATAACTACGAGATCGCTGAAGGGGTGTGTATCCCACGCAATGCCCTATACATGCACTACCTGGACTTCTGTGAGAAGCATGACACCCAGCCTGTTAATGCTGCCAGCTTCGGAAAG ATAATAAGGCAGCAGTTCCCCCAGTTAACCACACGAAGGCTGGGAACCAGAGGCCAGTCgaa gtACCACTACTACGGCATTGCCGTGAAGGAGACGTCTCAGTACTACGACGTGATGTATTCCAAGAAGGGTGCGGCCTGGGTGAATGAGACGGGCAAGAAAGAGGTCACCAAACAGACAGTGGCGTATTCACCGCGCTCCAAACTGGGTACTCTGCTGCCAGCCTTTCCAAATGTCAAAGACCTAAATCTACCCGCCAGCCTGCCAGAAGAGAAG GTTGCAACGTTTATCATGATGTATAGAACTCACTGCCAGAGGATATTAGACACTGTCATACGTGCCAACTTCGATGAG GTCCAGAGTTTCCTGTTGCACTTTTGGCAAGGCATGCCTCCACACATGTTGCCTGTCTTGGGTTCATCCACTGTAGTGAACATCGTAGGGGTGTGTGACTCCATCCTCTACAAAGCCATCTCTGGGGTCCTAATGCCCACTGTGTTGCAGGCCCTGCCTGACAG CCTGACTCAGGTCATCAGGAAATTCGCCAAGCAGCTGGACGAGTGGCTGAAGGTAGCCTTGCACGACCTCCCCGAGAACCTGCGCAGCATCAAGTTCGAGT TGTCAAGAAGGTTTTCCCAGATACTCAAGCGGCAAACATCATTAAATCATCTCTGTCAG GCGTCACGGACGGTGATCCACAGTGCGGACATTACCTTCCAGATGCTGGAGGACTGGAGGAACGTGGACCTGAACAGCATCACCAAGCAGACGCTTTACACCATGGAAGACTCCCGGGAGGAGCAGAGACGCCTCATCATCCAGT TGTACCAGGAGTTTGATCGACTGCTAGAAGAGCAGTCCCCCATTGAAGCCTATGTAGAGTGGCTGGACTCCATGGTGGACAGATGTGTTGTAAGg GTGGCGGGGAAGAGACCCGAGTCCCTGAGGAAGGTCGCTCAGCAGTTCCTGCTCATGTGGTCATGTTTTGGGACCAGGGTGATCCGGGACATGACACTGCACAGTGCACCCAGCTTTG GATCGTTCCACCTGATCCACCTCATGTTTGACGACTACGTGCTGTACCTGCTGGAGTCGCTTCACTGTCAGGAGAGAGCCAATGAGCTGATGAGGTCCATGAAGGGGGAGGGCACCACAG TAGAAGGCTGTGAGGACATCGTGCCCATGGAGAGTGTCCCTACACCCATGTCTCCTGTGCTGTACTCTCCTGCCAAGTCTGTGCCCTCGGTAGACGTGCTGGCGGTGGCCTCTCCGGCTTCAGCCCAGACCACTGAATATACGGGGGTATCTGCTACCTCAG gAGCTGTTCAGTCATATACTTGgtccctcacatacacactgaccacGTCAGGTGGAAGCCCACCTGAGGGCGGAGCCCAGCTGCCTTGCATGCGTAGTGGTGCCTCTGTGAGCCCTGCCTCGTCCAGCCACAGGCTGCCTGTCTACCCCTACAGAGACGAGCACAG CTACAACGGCAGCTACAACTACGGCAGCTACACGAACCAGCACCACCACGCCATCCAGAGCCAGTACCCAGCTCTGGCCCACGACCCAGCCATCCCCAGTCCTCTTCATTACTCTTCCTACCACCGCTCCTCTGCACAG TACCCCCTCAGCAGTCCAATGCCACGCATGGAGCCGTGTCTGATGGGTGGAGCTTCTCGCCTACACCCGACCCCGGTGACCCCCCGCTGGCCGGACGTTCCCCCGGCCAACGGCTGCTACACcagcacccccacacacccgtCGCGCTACGCTGCCACAGGAGACATGTACTCTCCCCTGGCCCCACGCAGGAACTCTGATTACGAGCATGCGCAACACTTCCCTGGCTTTGCCTACATTAACGGAGAAGCAACCACTGGCTGGGCAAAGTAG
- the rfx4 gene encoding transcription factor RFX4 isoform X3 produces MSNDENEEKENNRASKPHSTPATLEWLEDNYEIAEGVCIPRNALYMHYLDFCEKHDTQPVNAASFGKIIRQQFPQLTTRRLGTRGQSKYHYYGIAVKETSQYYDVMYSKKGAAWVNETGKKEVTKQTVAYSPRSKLGTLLPAFPNVKDLNLPASLPEEKVATFIMMYRTHCQRILDTVIRANFDEVQSFLLHFWQGMPPHMLPVLGSSTVVNIVGVCDSILYKAISGVLMPTVLQALPDSLTQVIRKFAKQLDEWLKVALHDLPENLRSIKFELSRRFSQILKRQTSLNHLCQASRTVIHSADITFQMLEDWRNVDLNSITKQTLYTMEDSREEQRRLIIQLYQEFDRLLEEQSPIEAYVEWLDSMVDRCVVRVAGKRPESLRKVAQQFLLMWSCFGTRVIRDMTLHSAPSFGSFHLIHLMFDDYVLYLLESLHCQERANELMRSMKGEGTTVEGCEDIVPMESVPTPMSPVLYSPAKSVPSVDVLAVASPASAQTTEYTGVSATSGAVQSYTWSLTYTLTTSGGSPPEGGAQLPCMRSGASVSPASSSHRLPVYPYRDEHSYNGSYNYGSYTNQHHHAIQSQYPALAHDPAIPSPLHYSSYHRSSAQYPLSSPMPRMEPCLMGGASRLHPTPVTPRWPDVPPANGCYTSTPTHPSRYAATGDMYSPLAPRRNSDYEHAQHFPGFAYINGEATTGWAK; encoded by the exons ATGTCCAACGACGAAA ACGAGGAGAAGGAGAACAACCGCGCTTCGAAGCCTCATTCCACTCCGGCCACGTTGGAATG gCTGGAGGATAACTACGAGATCGCTGAAGGGGTGTGTATCCCACGCAATGCCCTATACATGCACTACCTGGACTTCTGTGAGAAGCATGACACCCAGCCTGTTAATGCTGCCAGCTTCGGAAAG ATAATAAGGCAGCAGTTCCCCCAGTTAACCACACGAAGGCTGGGAACCAGAGGCCAGTCgaa gtACCACTACTACGGCATTGCCGTGAAGGAGACGTCTCAGTACTACGACGTGATGTATTCCAAGAAGGGTGCGGCCTGGGTGAATGAGACGGGCAAGAAAGAGGTCACCAAACAGACAGTGGCGTATTCACCGCGCTCCAAACTGGGTACTCTGCTGCCAGCCTTTCCAAATGTCAAAGACCTAAATCTACCCGCCAGCCTGCCAGAAGAGAAG GTTGCAACGTTTATCATGATGTATAGAACTCACTGCCAGAGGATATTAGACACTGTCATACGTGCCAACTTCGATGAG GTCCAGAGTTTCCTGTTGCACTTTTGGCAAGGCATGCCTCCACACATGTTGCCTGTCTTGGGTTCATCCACTGTAGTGAACATCGTAGGGGTGTGTGACTCCATCCTCTACAAAGCCATCTCTGGGGTCCTAATGCCCACTGTGTTGCAGGCCCTGCCTGACAG CCTGACTCAGGTCATCAGGAAATTCGCCAAGCAGCTGGACGAGTGGCTGAAGGTAGCCTTGCACGACCTCCCCGAGAACCTGCGCAGCATCAAGTTCGAGT TGTCAAGAAGGTTTTCCCAGATACTCAAGCGGCAAACATCATTAAATCATCTCTGTCAG GCGTCACGGACGGTGATCCACAGTGCGGACATTACCTTCCAGATGCTGGAGGACTGGAGGAACGTGGACCTGAACAGCATCACCAAGCAGACGCTTTACACCATGGAAGACTCCCGGGAGGAGCAGAGACGCCTCATCATCCAGT TGTACCAGGAGTTTGATCGACTGCTAGAAGAGCAGTCCCCCATTGAAGCCTATGTAGAGTGGCTGGACTCCATGGTGGACAGATGTGTTGTAAGg GTGGCGGGGAAGAGACCCGAGTCCCTGAGGAAGGTCGCTCAGCAGTTCCTGCTCATGTGGTCATGTTTTGGGACCAGGGTGATCCGGGACATGACACTGCACAGTGCACCCAGCTTTG GATCGTTCCACCTGATCCACCTCATGTTTGACGACTACGTGCTGTACCTGCTGGAGTCGCTTCACTGTCAGGAGAGAGCCAATGAGCTGATGAGGTCCATGAAGGGGGAGGGCACCACAG TAGAAGGCTGTGAGGACATCGTGCCCATGGAGAGTGTCCCTACACCCATGTCTCCTGTGCTGTACTCTCCTGCCAAGTCTGTGCCCTCGGTAGACGTGCTGGCGGTGGCCTCTCCGGCTTCAGCCCAGACCACTGAATATACGGGGGTATCTGCTACCTCAG gAGCTGTTCAGTCATATACTTGgtccctcacatacacactgaccacGTCAGGTGGAAGCCCACCTGAGGGCGGAGCCCAGCTGCCTTGCATGCGTAGTGGTGCCTCTGTGAGCCCTGCCTCGTCCAGCCACAGGCTGCCTGTCTACCCCTACAGAGACGAGCACAG CTACAACGGCAGCTACAACTACGGCAGCTACACGAACCAGCACCACCACGCCATCCAGAGCCAGTACCCAGCTCTGGCCCACGACCCAGCCATCCCCAGTCCTCTTCATTACTCTTCCTACCACCGCTCCTCTGCACAG TACCCCCTCAGCAGTCCAATGCCACGCATGGAGCCGTGTCTGATGGGTGGAGCTTCTCGCCTACACCCGACCCCGGTGACCCCCCGCTGGCCGGACGTTCCCCCGGCCAACGGCTGCTACACcagcacccccacacacccgtCGCGCTACGCTGCCACAGGAGACATGTACTCTCCCCTGGCCCCACGCAGGAACTCTGATTACGAGCATGCGCAACACTTCCCTGGCTTTGCCTACATTAACGGAGAAGCAACCACTGGCTGGGCAAAGTAG
- the ric8b gene encoding synembryn-B isoform X1, with protein MDLGAMLSRIGNGNVDEVERYLQAYNTENCRTFTFDPKEEAARIKLCQGVLTVLTRSAQPRYLCTCLETMRILSRDKHVLGPVATREGILTLAGLAQIRLPDADRQAAREAESSVDEQVVVEALKCLCNVMFNSMAAQQVGVDIRLAQELCARMRSSGSTHHEVRLFSLRLLFLLSALRPDIRGGLCTETGAVGLLTDVLERILDIGWAGPYEVTPPDGHTPPIPPEKVEQTMEALKALFNVTLSNSSDEHSDHQLRLIAALMRHILMLRAQTEEKTEEVHSHAINLLSNLPMSCLDALIHVPVQGGLEKYGGKNMDAVQVLVDFMEKRIDKGSNYKEGLTPVLSLMTESSRYHREIRRYLKAKVLPPLKDVKERPEVGSTVRNKLVRLMTHVDMGVKQGAAEFLFVLCKESVDNLLKYTGYGNAAGLLAARGLLAGGRGETEYSADEDSDTEEYKSAKPFINPITGHIEEPMPNPVEDMTEEQKEFEAQKLANMIGELSRQQLIRPMGVRKDGSLAPLEEAIHTCQVADGSESDSD; from the exons ATGGATTTGGGCGCAATGTTATCACGAATTGGAAATGGAAACGTGGATGAAGTAGAGAGGTATTTGCAAGCTTACAACACGGAG AACTGCAGGACATTCACCTTTGACCCCAAAGAAGAGGCAGCCCGAATT AAGCTGTGCCAGGGTGTGCTCACGGTACTCACCCGTTCCGCCCAGCCCCGGTATCTGTGCACCTGTCTGGAGACCATGCGCATCCTCTCCCGTGACAAGCATGTCCTGGGGCCTGTAGCTACCCGGGAGGGCATCCTCACGCTGGCAGGCCTGGCCCAGATCCGGCTTCCAGACGCCGACAGGCAGGCTGCACGGGAGGCAGAGTCATCGGTGGATGAGCAGGTGGTGGTGGAAGCCCTCAAGTGCCTGTGCAACGTGATGTTCAACAGCATGGCGGCCCAGCAGGTGGGTGTGGACATTCGGTTGGCGCAGGAGCTGTGCGCCCGCATGCGCTCGTCAGGCTCCACCCACCACGAGGTGAGGCTCTTCTCGCTCCGCCTGCTGTTCCTGCTCTCCGCCCTGCGGCCGGACATCCGGGGAGGCTTGTGCACAGAAACGGGTGCCGTCGGCCTGCTCACCGACGTGCTGGAACGCATCCTGGACATCGGCTGGGCGGGGCCTTATGAAGTCACGCCCCCTGATGGCCATACCCCACCTATTCCGCCGGAGAAGGTCGAGCAGACAATGGAAGCCCTTAAAGCTCTGTTCAACGTCACTTTATCAAACTCCAGCGATGAG CACAGTGACCACCAGTTGCGGCTTATCGCAGCTTTAATGAGGCACATTTTGATGCTGAGGgctcagacagaggagaagacTGAGGAGGTTCATAG CCACGCCATAAACCTCCTCAGCAACCTCCCCATGTCCTGCCTGGACGCTCTGATCCACGTGCCTGTTCAGGGAGGCCTGGAGAAATACGGAGGCAAGAATATGGATGCTGTGCAGGTGCTTGTGGACTTCATGGAGAAGAGGATTGACAAG GGGTCCAACTACAAAGAGGGCCTGACGCCAGTACTCAGCCTGATGACGGAAAGTTCCAGATACCACAGGGAGATCCGCAGATACCTCAAAGCTAAG GTTCTGCCACCTCTAAAAGACGTGAAGGAAAGGCCCGAGGTCGGCAGCACCGTGCGGAACAAACTGGTGCGCCTCATGACCCACGTGGACATGGGCGTGAAGCAGGGCGCGGCCGAGTTCCTCTTCGTCCTTTGTAAGGAAAGTG TGGACAACCTGCTGAAGTACACGGGCTATGGCAACGCGGCGGGGCTCCTGGCGGCCCGGGGCCTGCTGGCAGGGGGCAGGGGCGAGACGGAGTACTCCGCAGACGAAGACTCTGATACAGAGGAGTACAAATCGGCAAAACCATT CATTAACCCAATCACAGGACACATCGAGGAGCCGATGCCCAACCCGGTGGAAGACATGACGGAGGAACAGAAGGAGTTCGAGGCTCAGAAGCTTGCCAACATGATCGGGGAGTTGTCACG GCAGCAGCTGATCAGGCCAATGGGAGTGAGGAAGGATGGCTCACTAGCACCCCTAGAGGAGGCTATCCACACATGCCAGGTTGCTGATGGCAGCGAGTCCGATTCAGACTAG
- the ric8b gene encoding synembryn-B isoform X2, which produces MLVHNCRTFTFDPKEEAARIKLCQGVLTVLTRSAQPRYLCTCLETMRILSRDKHVLGPVATREGILTLAGLAQIRLPDADRQAAREAESSVDEQVVVEALKCLCNVMFNSMAAQQVGVDIRLAQELCARMRSSGSTHHEVRLFSLRLLFLLSALRPDIRGGLCTETGAVGLLTDVLERILDIGWAGPYEVTPPDGHTPPIPPEKVEQTMEALKALFNVTLSNSSDEHSDHQLRLIAALMRHILMLRAQTEEKTEEVHSHAINLLSNLPMSCLDALIHVPVQGGLEKYGGKNMDAVQVLVDFMEKRIDKGSNYKEGLTPVLSLMTESSRYHREIRRYLKAKVLPPLKDVKERPEVGSTVRNKLVRLMTHVDMGVKQGAAEFLFVLCKESVDNLLKYTGYGNAAGLLAARGLLAGGRGETEYSADEDSDTEEYKSAKPFINPITGHIEEPMPNPVEDMTEEQKEFEAQKLANMIGELSRQQLIRPMGVRKDGSLAPLEEAIHTCQVADGSESDSD; this is translated from the exons ATGTTGGTGCAT AACTGCAGGACATTCACCTTTGACCCCAAAGAAGAGGCAGCCCGAATT AAGCTGTGCCAGGGTGTGCTCACGGTACTCACCCGTTCCGCCCAGCCCCGGTATCTGTGCACCTGTCTGGAGACCATGCGCATCCTCTCCCGTGACAAGCATGTCCTGGGGCCTGTAGCTACCCGGGAGGGCATCCTCACGCTGGCAGGCCTGGCCCAGATCCGGCTTCCAGACGCCGACAGGCAGGCTGCACGGGAGGCAGAGTCATCGGTGGATGAGCAGGTGGTGGTGGAAGCCCTCAAGTGCCTGTGCAACGTGATGTTCAACAGCATGGCGGCCCAGCAGGTGGGTGTGGACATTCGGTTGGCGCAGGAGCTGTGCGCCCGCATGCGCTCGTCAGGCTCCACCCACCACGAGGTGAGGCTCTTCTCGCTCCGCCTGCTGTTCCTGCTCTCCGCCCTGCGGCCGGACATCCGGGGAGGCTTGTGCACAGAAACGGGTGCCGTCGGCCTGCTCACCGACGTGCTGGAACGCATCCTGGACATCGGCTGGGCGGGGCCTTATGAAGTCACGCCCCCTGATGGCCATACCCCACCTATTCCGCCGGAGAAGGTCGAGCAGACAATGGAAGCCCTTAAAGCTCTGTTCAACGTCACTTTATCAAACTCCAGCGATGAG CACAGTGACCACCAGTTGCGGCTTATCGCAGCTTTAATGAGGCACATTTTGATGCTGAGGgctcagacagaggagaagacTGAGGAGGTTCATAG CCACGCCATAAACCTCCTCAGCAACCTCCCCATGTCCTGCCTGGACGCTCTGATCCACGTGCCTGTTCAGGGAGGCCTGGAGAAATACGGAGGCAAGAATATGGATGCTGTGCAGGTGCTTGTGGACTTCATGGAGAAGAGGATTGACAAG GGGTCCAACTACAAAGAGGGCCTGACGCCAGTACTCAGCCTGATGACGGAAAGTTCCAGATACCACAGGGAGATCCGCAGATACCTCAAAGCTAAG GTTCTGCCACCTCTAAAAGACGTGAAGGAAAGGCCCGAGGTCGGCAGCACCGTGCGGAACAAACTGGTGCGCCTCATGACCCACGTGGACATGGGCGTGAAGCAGGGCGCGGCCGAGTTCCTCTTCGTCCTTTGTAAGGAAAGTG TGGACAACCTGCTGAAGTACACGGGCTATGGCAACGCGGCGGGGCTCCTGGCGGCCCGGGGCCTGCTGGCAGGGGGCAGGGGCGAGACGGAGTACTCCGCAGACGAAGACTCTGATACAGAGGAGTACAAATCGGCAAAACCATT CATTAACCCAATCACAGGACACATCGAGGAGCCGATGCCCAACCCGGTGGAAGACATGACGGAGGAACAGAAGGAGTTCGAGGCTCAGAAGCTTGCCAACATGATCGGGGAGTTGTCACG GCAGCAGCTGATCAGGCCAATGGGAGTGAGGAAGGATGGCTCACTAGCACCCCTAGAGGAGGCTATCCACACATGCCAGGTTGCTGATGGCAGCGAGTCCGATTCAGACTAG